A genomic region of Pseudomonas frederiksbergensis contains the following coding sequences:
- the pqqB gene encoding pyrroloquinoline quinone biosynthesis protein PqqB translates to MFVQILGSAAGGGFPQWNCNCVNCAGFRDGSLRAEARTQSSIAISDDGVNWVLCNASPDIRAQLQNFTPMQPGRALRDTGISAIILMDSQIDHTTGLLSLREGCPHQVWCTDMVHEDLSTGFPLFTMLTHWNGGLNWNRIELDQSFTVAACPNLRFTPLPLRSAAPPYSPHRFDPHPGDNIGLIVEDLQTGGKLFYAPGLGKVDAPLLEIMAGSDCLLVDGTLWDDDEMQRRGVGTRTGREMGHLAQHGPGGMLEVLEQLPKQRKVLIHINNTNPILDEDSAERAELVRRNVEVAYDGMSIEL, encoded by the coding sequence ATGTTTGTCCAGATTCTAGGTTCCGCCGCTGGCGGTGGTTTTCCGCAGTGGAACTGCAACTGCGTGAACTGCGCTGGCTTTCGCGACGGTAGCCTGCGGGCCGAGGCGCGTACCCAATCGTCTATCGCGATTTCCGATGACGGCGTGAACTGGGTCCTGTGCAACGCCTCGCCGGACATTCGCGCGCAGCTCCAGAACTTCACCCCGATGCAACCGGGTCGCGCCCTGCGTGACACCGGCATCAGCGCGATCATCCTGATGGACAGCCAGATCGACCACACCACCGGCCTGCTGAGCTTGCGCGAAGGTTGCCCGCATCAGGTCTGGTGCACTGACATGGTCCATGAAGACCTGAGCACAGGCTTCCCGCTGTTCACCATGCTTACCCACTGGAACGGCGGGTTGAACTGGAACCGCATCGAGCTCGACCAGAGCTTCACCGTTGCGGCCTGCCCGAACCTGCGCTTTACCCCATTGCCACTGCGTAGCGCCGCACCGCCCTACTCGCCGCACCGCTTCGACCCACACCCGGGCGATAACATCGGGCTGATCGTTGAAGACCTGCAAACGGGCGGCAAGTTGTTCTACGCGCCGGGGCTGGGCAAGGTCGATGCACCGTTGCTGGAGATCATGGCGGGCAGCGATTGCCTGCTGGTGGACGGCACGCTGTGGGACGACGATGAGATGCAGCGTCGTGGCGTTGGCACCCGCACTGGTCGGGAGATGGGCCATCTGGCACAGCACGGCCCCGGAGGCATGCTCGAAGTGCTGGAGCAACTGCCCAAGCAGCGCAAAGTGCTTATCCACATCAACAACACCAATCCGATCCTCGATGAGGACTCAGCGGAGCGCGCCGAGCTGGTTCGGCGCAATGTTGAAGTGGCGTATGACGGCATGAGCATCGAGCTGTAA
- the pqqA gene encoding pyrroloquinoline quinone precursor peptide PqqA, which produces MTWSKPAYTDLRIGFEVTMYFASR; this is translated from the coding sequence ATGACCTGGTCCAAACCTGCTTACACCGACCTGCGTATCGGCTTTGAAGTCACCATGTACTTCGCCAGCCGTTGA
- the pqqF gene encoding pyrroloquinoline quinone biosynthesis protein PqqF, with product MPAPTHLLPHTETLANGLRVSLRHAPGLKRCAAVLRVAAGSHDAPLAWPGLAHFLEHVLFLGTERFPANDGLMAYVQRHGGQLNASTRERATDFFFELPPQAFTEGLERLCDMLAHPRLSPDDQLREREVLEAEFIAWSQDAEAQRHLALFNGLSPDHPLRGFHAGNRDSLAVQQPEFQQALNTFYQRFYQTGQMTLSLAGPQPVDELRSMAQGLCSDFAVGEPQPQNAPPTLMATTNRSYQQVDERQLNLLFAFEALPNASREALDFLCTWLNASKPGGLFAELRHRQLIDNLKAAPLYQFAGQAVLQVEFILTASAATQTGTISELFGDWLSFFAHSVDWSELREEYALLQQRKRKTNNALALARLDSEKWEAELSESGVIALKAILQQMNPTPVDNLAVAWQLPPSNPLLRSVEAPAPAGLIRGQTSAHRGLRTFAQDRTRSRRERSPMQFSPALADDSGEAAICLRWCLDSIPSANLQPTLARSLQGLCDDARQAGVDLSFNETGNQWLLKMSGLHEPMPAILEQTLLCLTSPAVDAWQNSNSPVPMIAIRQLLKALPEHCQEQSLRSALQPASPHDLQQQWATARWDGLAAGLPAAVQTAIIRALSRVPGIPDSEMTAPVSIASQRLWSELSNDTHENALLLFCPTPTQALADEAAWRLLAQLCQTPFYQRLRVELQLGYAVFSGVRQINGQTGLLFGVQSPNASVKKILEHIEHFLQQLPELISTFDDASLINHRQTLAEQLDGNVLPVALAFELLWQGKLGGHSSDYLFQLQQAVLLLDHTALLDAARRLIHADGGRRCLASGACPDGTWQPAARSLPGL from the coding sequence ATGCCTGCGCCGACCCACCTTCTTCCTCACACCGAAACCCTGGCCAACGGCCTGCGGGTTTCACTTCGTCATGCACCGGGTTTGAAACGCTGTGCCGCAGTTTTACGGGTTGCCGCCGGCAGCCACGATGCGCCGCTGGCCTGGCCCGGGCTGGCGCATTTTCTTGAGCATGTGTTGTTTCTCGGCACCGAACGCTTTCCGGCAAACGATGGGTTGATGGCCTACGTGCAACGTCATGGCGGGCAACTGAACGCTAGCACCCGTGAGCGCGCCACCGACTTCTTCTTCGAATTACCGCCTCAAGCCTTCACCGAAGGGCTTGAGCGCTTGTGCGACATGCTCGCCCACCCGCGTCTGAGTCCGGACGATCAGTTGCGCGAACGGGAAGTACTGGAAGCGGAATTCATCGCCTGGTCTCAGGATGCGGAGGCGCAGCGACACCTCGCACTGTTCAACGGGCTCTCACCTGATCACCCTTTGCGCGGCTTCCATGCCGGCAATCGCGACAGCCTGGCAGTGCAACAGCCTGAGTTCCAGCAGGCGCTGAACACTTTCTATCAACGCTTCTATCAGACTGGCCAAATGACCTTGAGCCTTGCCGGGCCACAGCCTGTGGATGAATTGCGCAGCATGGCGCAGGGCTTGTGCAGCGACTTCGCCGTCGGTGAGCCGCAACCACAAAACGCACCGCCCACGTTGATGGCAACCACAAACCGTAGTTATCAACAGGTTGACGAACGCCAACTCAACCTGCTGTTTGCATTCGAAGCCTTGCCGAACGCATCCCGCGAAGCACTGGATTTTCTCTGCACCTGGCTGAACGCGTCGAAACCGGGAGGCCTGTTTGCCGAGTTACGCCATCGCCAACTGATCGACAACCTCAAGGCAGCGCCGCTGTACCAATTCGCCGGGCAAGCGGTGCTGCAGGTCGAGTTCATCCTGACGGCCAGTGCCGCAACGCAAACCGGGACAATCAGCGAGCTGTTTGGCGATTGGTTGAGTTTCTTCGCCCACTCTGTCGACTGGTCTGAACTGCGCGAAGAATATGCCCTGCTGCAACAGCGCAAGCGTAAAACCAACAACGCCTTGGCACTTGCCCGACTGGATAGCGAGAAGTGGGAAGCAGAACTGTCGGAGTCGGGTGTCATTGCCCTTAAGGCCATATTGCAGCAGATGAACCCCACACCTGTGGATAACCTGGCTGTCGCCTGGCAACTGCCGCCGTCCAATCCGCTCCTGCGTTCGGTCGAAGCGCCAGCACCGGCCGGTTTGATCCGTGGACAAACCAGCGCCCATCGCGGCTTGCGGACATTTGCCCAAGATCGCACGCGCAGTCGCCGCGAACGTTCGCCCATGCAGTTCAGCCCGGCACTGGCGGACGACAGCGGCGAAGCGGCGATTTGCCTTCGTTGGTGCCTCGACTCGATACCGTCAGCCAATCTTCAGCCGACACTGGCCCGCAGTCTGCAAGGCTTGTGCGACGACGCCCGTCAGGCAGGCGTCGATCTGTCCTTCAACGAAACGGGCAATCAATGGTTGCTGAAAATGAGCGGACTGCATGAGCCAATGCCGGCAATTCTCGAACAGACGCTGCTGTGTCTGACGAGCCCCGCCGTCGATGCCTGGCAAAACAGCAACTCGCCTGTGCCGATGATTGCGATTCGGCAATTGCTCAAAGCACTTCCTGAGCATTGCCAGGAACAGAGTTTGCGTTCGGCGTTACAGCCAGCCAGTCCTCACGATCTGCAACAACAGTGGGCCACTGCGCGCTGGGATGGACTGGCCGCAGGTCTGCCAGCAGCCGTTCAAACGGCAATCATCCGCGCATTGAGCCGAGTGCCTGGCATTCCCGACAGCGAGATGACAGCGCCGGTCTCTATTGCCAGTCAACGTCTCTGGTCTGAGCTGTCCAACGACACCCACGAAAATGCGCTGCTGCTGTTTTGCCCTACGCCCACTCAGGCACTGGCCGACGAAGCCGCGTGGCGCCTGCTGGCCCAACTCTGCCAAACGCCTTTCTATCAGCGCCTGCGGGTCGAACTGCAATTGGGCTACGCGGTGTTCAGCGGTGTCCGCCAGATCAACGGGCAGACCGGGCTGCTGTTCGGCGTGCAATCGCCGAACGCATCGGTGAAAAAGATCCTCGAACACATCGAGCATTTCCTGCAGCAATTGCCGGAACTCATCTCGACGTTCGATGATGCGTCCTTGATCAATCATCGCCAGACCCTGGCCGAACAACTCGACGGCAACGTCTTGCCCGTCGCACTGGCCTTTGAACTGCTGTGGCAGGGCAAACTGGGCGGCCACTCGTCGGATTACCTGTTTCAGTTGCAACAGGCCGTACTGCTACTGGACCACACAGCGTTGCTCGACGCGGCAAGACGCTTGATTCACGCAGACGGTGGCCGCAGATGCCTTGCCAGCGGTGCTTGCCCGGATGGCACTTGGCAACCGGCTGCCCGATCATTACCGGGGCTGTAA
- a CDS encoding carbon-nitrogen hydrolase family protein, translating into MRVALYQCPPLPLDVVGNLQRLQKIATEAKGADLLVFPEMFLTGYNIGAEAVGALAEAQDGASAQYVASIAKASGIAIVYGYPERAEDGQIYNAVQLIDSRGQRLANYRKTHLFGELDHSMFSAGPNEFPLVELNGWKLGFLICYDLEFPENARRLALAGAELILVPTANMIPYDFIADVTVRSRAFENQCYVAYANYCGHEGEIHYCGQSSIAAPDGNRIAHTGLDEALIVGALDRQLMLNSRAANRYFLDRRPELYSELNKR; encoded by the coding sequence ATGCGCGTAGCTCTCTACCAATGCCCGCCGCTGCCGCTCGACGTTGTTGGCAATCTGCAACGTCTGCAAAAGATCGCGACAGAGGCCAAAGGCGCCGATCTGCTGGTGTTCCCGGAGATGTTCCTGACCGGCTACAACATCGGCGCCGAAGCAGTGGGGGCATTGGCCGAGGCGCAAGACGGCGCTTCAGCGCAGTACGTCGCGAGCATCGCCAAGGCCTCCGGTATCGCCATTGTGTATGGCTACCCGGAGCGCGCCGAGGACGGGCAGATCTACAACGCCGTGCAGTTGATCGACAGCCGAGGCCAGCGTCTGGCCAACTACCGCAAGACTCATCTGTTCGGCGAACTCGATCATTCGATGTTCAGCGCTGGGCCGAATGAGTTTCCGCTGGTGGAACTAAACGGTTGGAAGCTTGGCTTTTTGATCTGCTACGACCTGGAGTTTCCGGAAAATGCCCGACGCTTGGCGCTGGCCGGTGCCGAGCTGATTCTGGTGCCGACGGCGAACATGATTCCCTACGACTTCATCGCCGATGTCACCGTGCGCTCGCGGGCCTTCGAGAACCAGTGTTATGTGGCTTACGCCAACTACTGCGGGCACGAGGGCGAGATCCACTACTGCGGCCAAAGCAGCATCGCCGCGCCGGACGGCAACCGCATCGCCCACACTGGCCTGGATGAAGCGCTGATCGTTGGCGCGCTGGATCGGCAGTTGATGCTCAACTCTCGCGCCGCCAATCGCTACTTTCTCGATCGTCGGCCAGAGCTCTACAGCGAGCTGAACAAGCGCTGA
- a CDS encoding flavin monoamine oxidase family protein gives MNKNNRHPADGKKPITIFGPDFPFAFDDWIEHPAGLGSIPAHNHGAEVAIVGAGIAGLVAAYELMKLGLKPVVYEASKMGGRLRSQAFEGAEGIIAELGGMRFPVSSTAFYHYVDKLGLETKPFPNPLTPASGSTVIDLEGQTHYAQKLADLPALFQEVADAWADALEDGSRFGEIQQAIRDRDVPRLKELWNTLVPLWDDRTFYDFVATSKAFAKLSFHHREVFGQVGFGTGGWDSDFPNSMLEIFRVVMTNCDDHQHLVVGGVEQVPLGIWRHVPERCAHWPEGTSLSSLHNGAPRTGVKRIARAADGRFSVTDNWGDTREYAAVLTTCQSWLLTTQIECEESLFSQKMWMALDRTRYMQSSKTFVMVDRPFWKDKDPETGRDLMSMTLTDRLTRGTYLFDNGDDKPGVICLSYSWMSDALKMLPQPIEKRVKLALDALKKIYPKVDIAARIIGDPITVSWEADPHFLGAFKGALPGHYRYNQRMYAHFMQQDMPAEQRGIFIAGDDVSWTPAWVEGAVQTSLNAVWGIMNHFGGSTHAQNPGPGDVFHEIGPIALPE, from the coding sequence ATGAACAAGAACAATCGCCATCCTGCAGACGGTAAAAAACCAATCACCATTTTCGGCCCGGACTTTCCATTCGCCTTTGACGACTGGATCGAGCACCCGGCCGGTTTAGGCAGTATCCCTGCGCACAACCACGGCGCGGAAGTGGCGATTGTCGGCGCGGGTATCGCAGGCCTGGTGGCGGCGTACGAGTTGATGAAGCTGGGCCTCAAACCGGTTGTCTACGAAGCCTCGAAAATGGGCGGCCGCTTGCGCTCCCAGGCCTTCGAAGGCGCTGAAGGGATCATCGCCGAGTTGGGCGGCATGCGCTTCCCGGTGTCGTCCACTGCGTTCTATCACTACGTCGACAAGCTCGGTCTCGAGACCAAGCCCTTCCCCAACCCGCTGACCCCTGCTTCCGGCAGCACCGTCATCGATCTGGAAGGCCAGACTCATTACGCACAGAAACTCGCCGACCTTCCTGCACTGTTCCAGGAAGTGGCCGACGCCTGGGCGGATGCACTGGAAGACGGTTCGCGCTTTGGCGAGATCCAGCAAGCAATCCGCGATCGCGATGTACCGCGCCTCAAAGAGCTGTGGAACACCCTCGTCCCGCTGTGGGATGACCGGACGTTCTACGACTTCGTCGCCACCTCCAAAGCCTTCGCCAAGCTATCGTTCCATCACCGCGAAGTGTTTGGCCAGGTCGGCTTCGGCACCGGTGGCTGGGACTCGGACTTCCCGAACTCGATGCTTGAAATCTTCCGCGTGGTAATGACCAACTGCGACGATCACCAACACCTGGTGGTTGGCGGTGTGGAGCAGGTGCCGCTGGGCATCTGGCGCCATGTGCCGGAGCGTTGCGCTCACTGGCCGGAAGGCACCAGCCTGAGCTCGCTGCACAACGGTGCGCCACGCACTGGGGTCAAACGTATCGCGCGCGCCGCCGACGGCCGCTTCAGCGTGACCGACAACTGGGGGGACACCCGCGAGTACGCCGCTGTGCTGACCACCTGCCAGAGCTGGCTGCTGACCACTCAGATCGAGTGCGAAGAGTCGCTGTTCTCGCAAAAAATGTGGATGGCCCTGGATCGCACCCGCTATATGCAATCGTCAAAAACCTTCGTAATGGTCGACCGACCGTTCTGGAAAGACAAAGACCCGGAGACCGGTCGTGACCTGATGAGCATGACGCTCACCGATCGCCTGACTCGTGGCACCTACCTGTTCGACAATGGCGACGACAAGCCGGGAGTGATTTGCCTGTCGTATTCGTGGATGAGCGACGCGCTGAAAATGCTTCCGCAACCGATCGAAAAACGCGTAAAGCTGGCGCTGGATGCACTGAAGAAAATCTATCCAAAAGTCGATATCGCCGCGCGCATCATCGGCGACCCGATTACGGTGTCCTGGGAAGCCGACCCGCATTTCCTCGGTGCATTCAAAGGTGCCCTGCCGGGCCACTATCGCTACAACCAGCGGATGTATGCGCACTTCATGCAACAAGATATGCCCGCCGAACAGCGGGGGATTTTTATCGCCGGCGACGACGTTTCGTGGACGCCGGCGTGGGTCGAAGGCGCGGTACAGACTTCGCTCAACGCGGTATGGGGCATCATGAATCACTTTGGTGGCAGCACGCATGCGCAAAACCCGGGCCCGGGCGATGTGTTCCATGAAATCGGTCCGATTGCCCTGCCCGAGTAA
- a CDS encoding Lrp/AsnC family transcriptional regulator, whose protein sequence is MPDTRPPVLDEIDRQLIAALQINARESVAMLARQLGIARTTVTSRLARLEKARVITGYGVRLGQRVVDGGLQAYVGITVQPRSGKEVLRRLSAMAQVQQLCAVSGEFDYVAWLRTDSPEQLDQLLDQIGSVDGVEKTTTSIILSSKIDRGQPV, encoded by the coding sequence TTGCCTGATACCCGCCCTCCCGTCCTCGATGAAATCGACCGCCAACTGATCGCTGCCTTGCAGATAAATGCCCGCGAAAGCGTGGCCATGCTCGCTCGGCAATTGGGGATTGCACGCACCACGGTGACGTCACGCCTGGCGCGGCTGGAAAAGGCTCGGGTAATTACCGGCTATGGCGTGCGGCTCGGGCAGCGGGTGGTCGATGGCGGTTTGCAGGCTTATGTCGGGATCACCGTGCAACCACGCTCTGGCAAGGAAGTGCTGCGTCGGCTCAGCGCCATGGCGCAGGTCCAGCAGTTGTGTGCGGTCAGTGGCGAATTCGATTACGTCGCCTGGCTGCGTACGGATTCACCAGAACAGCTCGACCAGTTGCTCGACCAGATCGGTAGCGTCGACGGCGTAGAGAAAACCACCACCTCGATCATCCTCAGCAGCAAGATTGACCGCGGCCAGCCAGTTTGA
- a CDS encoding lipopolysaccharide biosynthesis protein: protein MNASEKYFMIDNTISHVNGFNECHNIETGTVFIIASGSSAKDFPIEEFAHVPMITMNGAVALFEGTAIQPFFYVCTDMSFPTQQPELFSHAMLISQRVALWEEYIRRNSVRPHGKLFALKPAAKQSWIDSIFKQNNDLVRSRSIFGHRRRSIGFSKNLSDGFFDSRTVAYLALQLAYHAGFTKVILVGVDLQQSSGRFYETADSRISPCELDQHFHTRILPSLKLMSKKVMNKNFSVYNLSGNSRIPDSVIPTIKIQEVRALLK, encoded by the coding sequence ATGAATGCAAGTGAAAAATATTTCATGATCGATAACACAATTAGTCATGTTAACGGGTTCAATGAGTGTCACAACATCGAAACAGGAACTGTTTTCATTATCGCCTCTGGCAGTTCCGCCAAAGACTTTCCCATTGAGGAATTCGCTCATGTTCCGATGATCACAATGAACGGGGCGGTCGCACTTTTCGAGGGCACCGCGATCCAGCCGTTTTTCTACGTGTGTACGGACATGAGTTTCCCTACTCAGCAGCCCGAGTTATTTTCGCACGCGATGCTGATTAGCCAGCGAGTCGCGTTGTGGGAGGAGTACATCCGGCGAAACAGCGTTCGACCTCACGGCAAGCTATTCGCGCTAAAGCCGGCCGCTAAACAATCCTGGATCGATTCGATCTTCAAACAGAACAACGATCTTGTCCGCAGTCGTTCTATTTTTGGCCACCGAAGAAGGAGCATCGGTTTTAGCAAAAATCTCAGTGATGGCTTTTTCGATTCCCGCACCGTGGCTTATCTTGCTTTACAACTTGCCTACCATGCCGGTTTCACCAAAGTAATCCTGGTCGGAGTTGACTTACAACAATCCAGCGGTCGGTTCTATGAAACGGCTGATAGCCGTATATCCCCGTGTGAACTCGATCAACATTTCCACACCAGAATTCTTCCGTCATTGAAGTTGATGTCGAAAAAGGTCATGAATAAGAATTTCTCGGTTTATAACCTCTCTGGCAACTCTAGAATCCCCGACAGCGTGATACCCACTATAAAAATTCAAGAGGTCAGGGCCCTGCTCAAATAA